The Candidatus Margulisiibacteriota bacterium genome has a window encoding:
- the lpxD gene encoding UDP-3-O-(3-hydroxymyristoyl)glucosamine N-acyltransferase, translating into MGRCLMQLTISELSQQVSGSIIGNGDLLISSVGTIEEAVSGQVALLLDKNKKEAALSSQADVIIAAEDYINDKQNIIHVKNPRQVLPIILSLFEPIDTTVSSTIHETAVISKSAVIGSNVAIGPYCVIAENCEIGAGSILYPHVVVGSNTRIGTNARIYAGVSLYHHCIIGNNVIIHSGAVIGSDGFGYVPENKTWKKVVQIGRVVIEDDVEIGANTAIDRGAIGDTVIGWGTKIDNLVHVAHNIKIGKSCAIAGQVGFAGSTTLGDNVSVAGQAGFSGHIKIGNGCTILGKAGVTKDLAENQLVSGFPARDHREEIAFVSRLRRLPETVKIIKKILKDKGILDDTE; encoded by the coding sequence ATGGGAAGATGTTTAATGCAATTAACAATAAGTGAATTATCGCAACAGGTTTCCGGGAGTATCATCGGTAATGGAGATTTATTAATTTCTTCGGTGGGTACGATTGAAGAGGCCGTATCCGGACAGGTTGCTCTTCTATTAGATAAGAATAAAAAAGAGGCGGCACTTTCATCTCAAGCAGATGTTATTATTGCGGCCGAAGATTATATAAACGATAAACAAAATATAATTCATGTTAAGAATCCCCGGCAGGTGTTGCCGATTATTCTTTCGTTATTTGAGCCAATAGATACTACTGTTAGCTCTACAATCCATGAAACAGCCGTAATTTCAAAGAGTGCTGTTATTGGGAGTAATGTCGCAATAGGCCCTTATTGCGTTATTGCGGAGAACTGTGAAATTGGTGCAGGATCAATCCTTTACCCCCATGTCGTTGTTGGATCGAATACGAGAATCGGGACAAATGCCAGAATATATGCTGGAGTATCTCTCTATCATCATTGTATAATAGGGAATAATGTCATAATTCATAGCGGAGCCGTGATCGGGAGTGATGGATTTGGCTATGTGCCCGAGAATAAGACCTGGAAAAAAGTTGTTCAGATAGGGCGTGTAGTCATCGAAGATGACGTTGAGATCGGAGCAAATACTGCAATCGATCGTGGTGCTATTGGTGACACGGTTATCGGATGGGGAACAAAGATTGATAATTTGGTACATGTAGCCCATAATATAAAAATTGGAAAATCGTGTGCCATCGCCGGACAAGTAGGATTTGCCGGAAGTACGACCCTTGGTGATAACGTTTCTGTTGCGGGGCAAGCAGGATTTAGCGGGCATATCAAAATCGGTAACGGCTGTACAATTCTTGGGAAAGCCGGTGTTACCAAAGACTTAGCAGAGAACCAACTGGTTTCAGGATTTCCAGCTCGCGACCATAGAGAAGAGATAGCTTTCGTTTCGCGATTAAGAAGACTGCCGGAAACAGTGAAAATAATTAAGAAAATATTAAAAGATAAAGGAATTCTTGATGATACAGAATAG
- a CDS encoding lipid-A-disaccharide synthase has product MNKKIMLMAGELSGDMHGAYLVQAIKKACPDCTFYGVGGSRMREAGVDIITDIVRKSTIGFLGNLAVIIANLPLLLKLIKKIKNIFIFYKPDVLVLIDNQGLNMYFAAMAKKYNIKTVYYIPPQEWLWGTKEGAIRVVTTVDKVITILEKEYVYYKGLRNNVEYFGHPLLDIIPRYYQDGFANHKEAKTIGLFPGSRKQEIEKLTPLLKEIAQVLYSRDNELRFLVAISDKSYIETIQKSFSMASIPIEFVEADSYSVISRSQVVVGASGTLALECVIMQTPMVVLYRLPKLDYFFAKKILKIKVEYISLPNIIMDEMILPEFIQEQIDNQKIADVILEMLNNKQFYTAFLEKVKNVRAKLGEPGVLESVAQSVLSC; this is encoded by the coding sequence ATGAATAAGAAAATTATGTTGATGGCCGGAGAGTTGTCCGGCGATATGCACGGTGCTTATCTTGTCCAGGCTATCAAGAAAGCTTGCCCGGATTGTACTTTTTATGGAGTCGGCGGATCGAGAATGCGAGAAGCCGGAGTGGATATCATTACGGATATTGTAAGAAAGAGTACGATAGGCTTTCTGGGTAATCTGGCTGTTATCATCGCTAATCTTCCATTGTTACTAAAGCTTATAAAAAAAATAAAGAATATTTTTATTTTCTATAAACCAGATGTTCTGGTTTTGATCGATAATCAGGGTCTCAATATGTATTTTGCGGCCATGGCAAAAAAATATAATATAAAAACCGTTTACTACATACCTCCGCAAGAATGGTTGTGGGGTACAAAAGAAGGAGCTATTCGAGTAGTTACGACTGTGGACAAAGTTATTACTATCCTTGAAAAGGAATATGTTTATTATAAGGGGCTGCGCAATAATGTAGAGTATTTTGGGCATCCGCTCCTTGATATTATTCCCCGGTATTATCAGGATGGCTTCGCAAATCATAAAGAAGCCAAAACTATTGGTTTATTCCCTGGAAGCAGAAAGCAGGAGATCGAAAAACTTACACCGCTCTTAAAAGAAATTGCTCAAGTTCTTTATTCGAGGGATAATGAATTGAGATTTTTGGTCGCTATTTCCGATAAATCATACATTGAGACCATTCAAAAATCATTTTCTATGGCTTCTATTCCCATTGAATTTGTTGAGGCAGATAGTTATAGTGTTATTTCTCGGAGTCAGGTTGTAGTTGGTGCCTCCGGTACTTTGGCGTTAGAATGTGTTATTATGCAAACCCCAATGGTTGTCCTTTATCGGTTACCTAAACTTGATTATTTTTTTGCTAAGAAAATATTGAAAATAAAGGTTGAATATATCAGTTTGCCTAATATTATAATGGATGAAATGATCCTACCTGAATTTATTCAAGAGCAAATTGATAATCAAAAAATAGCGGATGTCATATTGGAGATGCTTAATAATAAGCAATTCTATACTGCTTTTCTCGAAAAAGTTAAAAATGTACGAGCTAAATTAGGTGAACCGGGAGTTCTTGAGAGCGTAGCACAATCGGTTCTTTCATGTTAA
- a CDS encoding Asp-tRNA(Asn)/Glu-tRNA(Gln) amidotransferase subunit GatB has product MAITQDDVVRVAKLARLALVDDEKERFTAQLDNILSYVQKLDELDTSKISPTAHALTCQNVLREDIERPFESPEAIMENGPEIEANAFVVPKIV; this is encoded by the coding sequence ATGGCAATAACACAAGATGATGTTGTACGAGTTGCTAAGTTAGCACGGTTAGCGCTAGTTGATGATGAGAAAGAAAGATTTACAGCACAGCTCGATAATATATTGTCATATGTTCAGAAATTAGATGAATTAGACACCAGTAAAATATCCCCGACAGCTCATGCCCTTACCTGTCAAAATGTTTTACGAGAAGATATCGAGAGACCTTTTGAGTCGCCAGAAGCTATTATGGAAAATGGGCCTGAAATAGAAGCCAATGCCTTTGTAGTTCCGAAAATAGTATGA
- a CDS encoding S-methyl-5'-thioadenosine phosphorylase: MQKKADIGIFGGSGLYKLLDNVTEVKIETPYGQPSDKVAIAEIAGKKVAFLPRHGKSHSIPPHMINYKANIWAMKSLGVSCIIGPNAAGSLQEHIKPGDFVVVDQFVDRTKLRKDTYYDGPIATHVSPADCYCPDLRQVAVTSSRKSGITVHDKGTVVVIEGPRFSTKAESQWFTSMGWEVINMTQYPEGYLAREQEMCYVCISLITDYDAGLIGNRIAPVSSHEVMEVFNQNLAKIRTVLFDMIAAIDLNRPCLCHQSNTTARFE; this comes from the coding sequence ATGCAAAAAAAAGCGGATATTGGAATATTTGGCGGTTCAGGCCTCTATAAATTATTGGATAATGTTACTGAAGTTAAGATTGAAACTCCTTATGGTCAACCAAGTGATAAAGTCGCAATAGCAGAAATAGCGGGGAAAAAAGTTGCTTTTCTCCCACGACATGGTAAAAGTCATTCAATACCTCCACATATGATTAATTATAAGGCTAACATTTGGGCAATGAAGTCGCTTGGTGTTTCGTGCATTATTGGCCCAAATGCCGCAGGAAGCCTTCAGGAGCATATTAAGCCTGGAGATTTTGTTGTTGTTGATCAGTTTGTGGATAGAACTAAATTGAGAAAAGACACCTATTATGATGGTCCAATTGCTACTCACGTCAGCCCTGCAGATTGTTATTGCCCGGATTTACGGCAGGTAGCGGTTACATCGTCCAGAAAATCAGGTATTACAGTTCACGATAAAGGCACGGTTGTGGTAATTGAGGGGCCGAGATTTTCTACGAAAGCTGAGAGCCAATGGTTTACCTCAATGGGCTGGGAAGTTATTAATATGACGCAGTATCCGGAAGGTTATCTTGCCCGGGAACAGGAAATGTGTTATGTCTGTATCTCGCTTATAACTGATTATGATGCTGGGCTGATTGGTAACAGGATTGCTCCGGTATCTTCACATGAAGTAATGGAAGTTTTTAACCAAAATCTTGCTAAGATTAGGACTGTCTTGTTTGATATGATTGCTGCAATTGACCTTAATAGACCTTGTCTTTGCCATCAATCTAATACAACTGCCAGATTTGAATAA
- a CDS encoding Asp-tRNA(Asn)/Glu-tRNA(Gln) amidotransferase GatCAB subunit B: MGYEAVIGLEIHCQLNTKTKIFCGCSTKFGEATNKNICPICTGMPGALPVLNKKAVEYGMRAALALHCQIQAQNVFARKNYFYPDLPKGYQISQFDRPLALNGWLDIESQQGNLRVGITRIHLEEDAGKLIHQGADRIQGSDYSLVNLNRACTPLIEIVSEPDMRTPEQARLYVESIRSIVRYLGICDGNMEEGSLRCDANISIRPEGSQKLGTKVEVKNMNSFRSIERAIAIEIQRQIAAVDNGEVILQETRHFDEATGKTSSMRSKEESHDYRYFPEPDLLPVLISEEWIHEVEKDMPMLPADRKKKYVGEWGLSDYDAEVLLQDKETSEFFEKTVVLGADPKLVCNWLMGDIAAYLKNNNLALSSAKLTPESLKQLLELIGSGKISGKIGKSILDKMMDTGDAPTKIMELEGLTQIENIDEVKTIVQRIIEANPGPREQYRNGKTATIGFFVGQIMKETKGRAKPELVNKLLQEML; encoded by the coding sequence ATGGGATATGAAGCTGTTATAGGACTGGAGATTCATTGCCAGCTAAATACAAAAACTAAAATATTTTGCGGATGTTCAACGAAGTTTGGCGAGGCAACCAATAAAAATATTTGTCCAATATGCACCGGAATGCCAGGAGCTTTGCCAGTGCTTAATAAGAAGGCCGTCGAATATGGTATGCGAGCAGCTTTAGCCTTGCATTGCCAGATACAGGCTCAAAACGTGTTTGCTCGAAAAAATTATTTTTATCCTGATCTCCCGAAAGGGTATCAGATTTCTCAGTTTGATAGGCCACTTGCCTTAAATGGCTGGTTGGATATTGAGTCACAACAAGGAAATCTGAGGGTCGGTATAACCCGAATCCATTTGGAGGAAGATGCCGGAAAGTTGATTCACCAAGGTGCCGACCGTATTCAGGGCTCTGACTATTCGCTTGTTAACTTGAACCGCGCCTGTACCCCGCTTATTGAAATTGTATCAGAACCGGATATGCGGACTCCGGAACAGGCACGCTTATATGTAGAATCAATCAGGTCTATTGTCAGGTACCTGGGAATATGTGATGGCAATATGGAAGAAGGAAGTTTGCGCTGTGACGCAAATATTTCTATTAGACCCGAAGGCAGCCAGAAACTTGGCACCAAAGTAGAAGTAAAAAATATGAATTCGTTCCGGTCTATTGAACGGGCGATAGCTATTGAGATTCAGCGTCAAATAGCTGCGGTAGATAATGGAGAAGTTATTCTTCAGGAGACAAGACATTTCGACGAAGCTACTGGGAAGACGAGTTCCATGAGAAGTAAAGAAGAGTCACATGATTATAGGTATTTTCCTGAGCCGGATCTATTGCCTGTTCTTATTTCTGAGGAATGGATTCACGAGGTTGAGAAGGACATGCCGATGCTTCCGGCAGATCGAAAGAAAAAGTATGTCGGGGAATGGGGATTATCAGATTATGATGCGGAAGTGCTTTTGCAAGATAAAGAGACTTCTGAGTTTTTTGAAAAAACAGTAGTATTAGGTGCTGATCCTAAGCTGGTTTGTAATTGGCTTATGGGAGATATTGCAGCTTATCTAAAAAATAATAATCTAGCACTTTCTTCGGCTAAACTTACTCCGGAAAGTCTTAAACAGCTTCTTGAGCTTATCGGTTCAGGAAAAATCAGTGGTAAAATTGGCAAGAGTATCTTAGACAAAATGATGGATACCGGAGATGCTCCGACGAAGATTATGGAGCTTGAAGGATTGACTCAAATTGAAAATATCGATGAAGTCAAAACTATAGTTCAGCGGATTATCGAAGCTAACCCTGGTCCTCGAGAACAATATCGAAATGGAAAGACAGCAACTATAGGGTTTTTTGTCGGACAGATTATGAAAGAAACCAAAGGCCGGGCGAAACCCGAGCTTGTCAATAAACTGCTTCAGGAAATGTTATGA
- the lpxC gene encoding UDP-3-O-[3-hydroxymyristoyl] N-acetylglucosamine deacetylase has translation MDGFSIVQKTITKAFTFTGIGIHSGKEVSATVSPAPEDSGILFTRLDLISNNKIIVKPENIRSFYLGSCLAANNEARIITLEHFMAALSAFGITNLTIDMTGEEMPILDGSASGYIDLFNKVGIVSQTKQIAAIVLDREVWVTHNDGHLVYLPADNFEISYFVDYGDPMIGKQQYSYCHSKDAFMREIMNARTFGFFKDVEAMWSRGLALGGSFDNALVVYEDHYSSELRYPDEPVKHKILDLVGDLYLLGRPMNGHIIAIKSSHALNGKFAQCISDAYNLN, from the coding sequence TTGGACGGATTTTCTATAGTACAGAAAACTATTACGAAAGCTTTTACATTTACAGGAATAGGAATTCACTCTGGTAAAGAAGTATCGGCTACTGTGAGCCCTGCACCTGAAGATTCCGGTATACTATTTACTCGGCTTGACCTTATTTCTAATAATAAAATTATTGTAAAACCGGAAAATATCCGGTCTTTTTATCTGGGAAGTTGTCTGGCTGCAAATAATGAGGCACGAATTATTACCTTGGAACATTTTATGGCAGCCCTTTCTGCCTTCGGTATTACCAATCTCACTATTGATATGACCGGAGAAGAGATGCCTATTCTCGATGGTAGTGCCTCTGGGTACATTGACCTGTTTAATAAGGTGGGAATCGTATCTCAAACCAAACAGATTGCTGCAATTGTGCTCGACCGAGAGGTCTGGGTAACTCATAATGACGGACACCTTGTCTATCTTCCTGCAGATAATTTTGAGATAAGTTATTTTGTCGATTACGGCGATCCGATGATCGGCAAGCAGCAATATAGTTATTGTCATAGTAAAGATGCGTTTATGCGCGAGATTATGAATGCCAGGACGTTTGGTTTTTTTAAGGATGTAGAAGCTATGTGGAGTCGCGGATTGGCGCTCGGAGGGTCTTTCGATAACGCTTTAGTCGTTTATGAGGATCATTATTCTTCTGAACTTCGCTATCCTGATGAACCGGTTAAACATAAAATATTAGATTTGGTTGGCGACCTTTATCTATTAGGAAGACCCATGAATGGACATATCATTGCTATTAAATCGAGTCATGCACTTAATGGTAAATTCGCACAGTGTATTTCAGATGCGTATAACCTAAATTAG
- a CDS encoding transketolase family protein, producing the protein MFKMAATRDAYGKTLVDLGKKNKDIVVLDADLSCSTRTSWFAKEFPDRFFNVGIAEQNLMGIAAGLALGGKIPFVSTFAMFASGRCWEQIRNSIAYPCLNVKIAATHAGITVGEDGATHQALEDIAIMRAIPYMSVIVPADAIAAELTIREVARTHGPCYVRMSRGNTPVVYDTYALDFKIGKNNTLKKGKDVTIIACGLMVSHSIMAAEELEKENISVAVVDMHTIKPVDKDSIISAAERTGAIVTAEEHSVIGGLGSTVAEVLSQNKPVPMEMVGIPGVFGESGAPDELLEKYHLMPKDIVKAVKKVLIKKEKFLRVKV; encoded by the coding sequence ATGTTCAAAATGGCCGCAACAAGAGATGCTTATGGTAAAACGCTGGTTGATCTTGGAAAAAAAAATAAAGATATTGTTGTGCTTGATGCAGATTTGTCTTGTTCAACGAGGACTTCATGGTTTGCGAAAGAATTTCCTGACAGATTTTTTAATGTCGGTATTGCTGAACAAAATCTCATGGGGATTGCTGCCGGGTTAGCTTTGGGCGGCAAGATACCTTTTGTTAGTACGTTTGCTATGTTTGCATCCGGAAGATGCTGGGAACAGATCAGAAATTCAATTGCTTATCCCTGTTTAAATGTTAAAATCGCTGCAACACATGCGGGAATAACTGTTGGTGAAGACGGGGCTACACACCAGGCCCTCGAAGATATTGCAATAATGCGAGCAATACCTTATATGAGTGTTATTGTTCCCGCGGATGCTATTGCAGCAGAGCTGACTATTCGGGAGGTTGCTCGAACCCATGGTCCTTGTTATGTAAGGATGAGCAGAGGTAATACCCCGGTTGTTTATGATACTTATGCGTTGGATTTTAAAATAGGTAAAAACAATACCCTTAAAAAAGGAAAAGATGTTACGATAATTGCATGCGGACTTATGGTCAGTCATTCAATCATGGCGGCTGAGGAACTTGAAAAAGAAAATATTAGTGTTGCTGTCGTTGATATGCATACCATAAAGCCTGTCGATAAAGATTCTATTATTAGTGCGGCTGAACGTACCGGTGCTATTGTTACAGCAGAGGAACATTCCGTAATAGGTGGGCTAGGAAGTACCGTGGCTGAAGTGCTGTCTCAGAATAAGCCGGTTCCGATGGAGATGGTAGGGATCCCTGGAGTTTTCGGCGAATCCGGCGCTCCTGATGAATTGTTAGAAAAGTATCATTTAATGCCAAAAGATATTGTCAAAGCAGTGAAAAAAGTGCTGATTAAAAAAGAGAAATTTCTTCGGGTAAAAGTATAA
- the rseP gene encoding RIP metalloprotease RseP: protein MMISILAFLFVFATVVFVHELGHFGVAKLMGVRVFEFGLGFGPKLIKFKRNGTIYSVNAIPLGGFVKIAGLDDEEVKSPDYEPGESYNSKKLWQRILIILAGPVMNVVLAFAVFSAINFFVGVPGSVTNTIEKIIPSSPASISGLRSGDKILKVNNYTVTNMEQAIRIINDSKGELLNLVILRSGQSKIIQLRAFYDKTINRYILGINLASGPNIRYNPFVSLKFGVLETYQLSRMIIVGMVAFFTGHIPLEQVAGPIGIAQMSSQVAKEGFLILLRFLSFLSINLGILNLIPFPALDGGRILFLLFEGIAGKNVVTVKRENFVHYIGFVILILFIIFVTYHDIVRIFK from the coding sequence ATGATGATTTCAATTCTGGCTTTTTTATTTGTATTTGCAACAGTAGTTTTTGTCCATGAATTAGGCCATTTTGGTGTTGCAAAGCTGATGGGTGTGAGAGTTTTTGAGTTCGGATTAGGATTTGGCCCAAAACTTATTAAGTTTAAAAGAAACGGCACGATCTATAGTGTCAATGCTATTCCTTTGGGTGGGTTTGTAAAAATAGCCGGATTGGATGATGAAGAAGTAAAAAGTCCTGATTATGAACCTGGCGAAAGTTATAATTCCAAAAAATTGTGGCAGAGAATTCTGATTATCTTAGCTGGACCGGTTATGAACGTTGTTCTGGCTTTTGCTGTGTTTTCTGCAATAAACTTTTTTGTCGGCGTTCCAGGGAGTGTGACGAATACTATTGAGAAAATAATTCCTTCTTCTCCTGCCAGCATATCCGGATTGCGTAGCGGAGATAAGATTCTTAAAGTAAATAATTATACCGTAACTAACATGGAGCAAGCTATCAGGATAATCAATGACTCGAAGGGTGAGCTGTTGAACCTGGTTATTTTGCGGAGTGGCCAGAGCAAAATAATTCAACTGAGAGCCTTCTATGATAAGACAATAAACCGGTATATCCTCGGAATTAACCTTGCTTCCGGACCTAACATAAGGTATAATCCTTTTGTTTCCCTGAAATTCGGCGTGCTGGAAACCTATCAGTTAAGTAGAATGATAATTGTGGGTATGGTAGCTTTTTTTACGGGACACATTCCGCTTGAACAAGTAGCCGGACCAATCGGTATAGCACAGATGTCATCGCAAGTAGCAAAAGAAGGTTTTTTGATATTGCTCAGATTTCTGTCTTTTTTGAGCATAAATTTAGGCATTTTGAATCTAATACCGTTTCCTGCTCTCGATGGAGGCAGAATCCTGTTTTTGCTGTTTGAAGGTATAGCCGGTAAGAATGTTGTTACGGTCAAAAGAGAGAACTTTGTTCATTATATAGGTTTTGTCATACTTATATTATTTATTATATTTGTCACATATCATGATATAGTGAGGATTTTTAAATAA
- a CDS encoding transketolase has product MELKVSEEVTNLLADRVEHVRQKALNIRKHICKMINNSGSGHPGGSLSVTDIMATLYFGGILKYDPKKPQLNERDYLILSKGHAAPALYAVLAEAGFFPVQHLNSLRKLGSPLQGHPDKRSLPGIEMSTGSLGQGLSASVGLTAALRLDNKSNRVVCVMGDGELQEGQIWEAAMSAAHYKLGNLTAVIDRNCLQIDGTTEEVMALGDVAKKFEAFGWKVIKVDGHNCEQLLHAFDKDQIEPTKPLLVLANTVKGKGVSFMEHNLKFHGTAPTCEECERALQELV; this is encoded by the coding sequence ATGGAATTAAAAGTTAGCGAAGAAGTTACTAATTTACTTGCAGATCGAGTTGAGCATGTGAGGCAAAAGGCTTTAAATATAAGAAAGCATATTTGCAAAATGATAAATAATTCGGGATCAGGGCATCCCGGTGGATCTCTTTCTGTTACTGATATTATGGCAACCTTATATTTTGGCGGTATTCTGAAATATGATCCTAAAAAGCCGCAGCTTAATGAAAGAGATTATCTCATCCTCAGCAAAGGACATGCTGCCCCGGCACTTTATGCTGTGTTGGCTGAAGCAGGTTTTTTTCCAGTCCAACATCTTAATTCTTTGAGAAAACTAGGCTCGCCTTTGCAGGGACATCCTGACAAACGAAGTCTGCCGGGAATTGAGATGTCGACAGGATCTCTTGGGCAGGGCTTGTCGGCAAGTGTGGGCTTAACAGCAGCACTTCGGCTTGATAATAAATCTAATAGAGTTGTATGTGTTATGGGGGATGGTGAGCTTCAGGAAGGTCAGATATGGGAAGCTGCCATGAGTGCTGCGCATTATAAATTAGGGAATCTTACTGCGGTCATTGATAGGAATTGTTTGCAGATTGACGGTACAACTGAAGAGGTAATGGCACTTGGTGATGTGGCCAAAAAGTTCGAAGCTTTTGGCTGGAAAGTCATTAAAGTCGATGGTCATAACTGTGAGCAATTATTACATGCATTCGATAAAGATCAGATAGAACCGACGAAGCCTTTATTGGTACTAGCAAATACGGTGAAAGGCAAGGGAGTTTCGTTTATGGAACATAATCTGAAGTTTCATGGTACGGCTCCAACCTGCGAGGAATGCGAAAGAGCGCTTCAAGAGCTTGTTTAA
- the gatA gene encoding Asp-tRNA(Asn)/Glu-tRNA(Gln) amidotransferase GatCAB subunit A (allows the formation of correctly charged Asn-tRNA(Asn) or Gln-tRNA(Gln) through the transamidation of misacylated Asp-tRNA(Asn) or Glu-tRNA(Gln) in organisms which lack either or both of asparaginyl-tRNA or glutaminyl-tRNA synthetases; reaction takes place in the presence of glutamine and ATP through an activated phospho-Asp-tRNA(Asn) or phospho-Glu-tRNA), with protein sequence MEPAQLSASELSNLLKNKEISATDILDSVYKKIESSENKINAYISLTKEQAYVQAKSVDKKIALGEKLNPLEGIPVAIKDNLCIKGVQTTCASKILKNFIAPYNATVIDKLHAEGCIPIGKTNLDEFAMGSSTENSAFGPSRNPWDYACVPGGSSGGSAACIAADEAIIALGSDTGGSIRQPAAFCGVVGLKPTYGRVSRYGLVAFASSLDQIGPITKNVTDSAFLMNVISGYDSYDSTSNTVPVPDYTKSLIPDIKGLKIGVIKELMGSGTSKGVRDAIQKSINTLTSLGASCEEVSLPSFEYAVATYYIIAPAEASANLARFDGVRYGYRSKENETLVEMYEKTRSEGFGPEVKRRIMIGTYALSSGYYDAYYLKAQKVRTIIRDDFNKQFEKYDVIISPTAPTVAFKFGEKTKDPLSMYLSDIATISINLAGIPAISIPCGFSEGLPVGLQIIGKHFAEETILRCAYAFEQNTDYHKQRPALT encoded by the coding sequence ATGGAACCAGCGCAATTATCTGCAAGCGAATTATCCAATTTGCTGAAAAACAAAGAGATTTCTGCGACTGATATTTTAGATTCGGTTTATAAGAAAATTGAGTCAAGTGAAAATAAAATAAATGCCTATATTTCTTTAACCAAAGAACAGGCATATGTACAAGCGAAGTCTGTAGATAAAAAGATTGCTTTAGGAGAGAAGCTTAATCCTTTAGAAGGAATTCCTGTTGCGATAAAAGATAACCTTTGTATTAAAGGTGTCCAGACAACTTGTGCCTCGAAAATATTAAAGAATTTTATTGCACCATACAATGCTACAGTTATCGATAAGTTGCACGCTGAAGGTTGTATACCTATCGGAAAGACGAATCTTGATGAATTTGCTATGGGTTCCAGTACTGAGAACTCAGCTTTTGGTCCAAGTAGAAATCCATGGGATTATGCCTGTGTTCCTGGTGGGTCAAGTGGCGGGTCTGCTGCCTGTATTGCCGCAGATGAGGCAATTATTGCCTTGGGGTCTGATACCGGAGGTTCTATCCGGCAGCCGGCGGCTTTTTGTGGCGTGGTTGGGTTGAAGCCAACTTATGGAAGAGTATCACGGTATGGGTTGGTTGCTTTCGCTTCATCCTTGGACCAAATTGGGCCTATCACTAAAAATGTTACTGACAGTGCTTTCTTGATGAATGTTATCTCTGGTTATGATAGCTATGACTCAACCTCCAACACAGTCCCTGTTCCTGATTACACCAAATCCTTGATCCCTGATATTAAAGGCCTGAAAATCGGAGTTATAAAGGAATTGATGGGGTCCGGTACGTCGAAAGGTGTTAGAGATGCGATACAAAAAAGTATTAATACCCTTACGTCGCTTGGTGCTTCTTGTGAAGAGGTATCGCTCCCTTCATTTGAATATGCTGTTGCAACCTATTATATTATTGCTCCGGCTGAAGCTTCTGCCAATCTTGCAAGGTTTGATGGCGTCCGCTATGGATATCGATCAAAAGAGAATGAAACCCTGGTTGAAATGTATGAAAAAACCAGAAGTGAAGGCTTTGGTCCGGAAGTGAAAAGACGTATTATGATTGGTACGTATGCCTTGAGTTCCGGGTATTACGACGCTTACTATCTTAAAGCCCAGAAAGTTCGTACTATCATCCGGGACGATTTTAATAAGCAGTTTGAAAAATATGATGTAATTATTTCCCCGACTGCCCCGACGGTAGCCTTCAAATTCGGCGAAAAAACTAAAGATCCATTGAGTATGTACCTTTCAGATATCGCAACAATTTCGATTAATCTTGCTGGGATTCCTGCAATATCGATACCTTGTGGTTTCTCTGAGGGATTGCCCGTTGGGCTACAAATAATTGGTAAACATTTTGCAGAAGAGACTATTCTTCGCTGTGCTTACGCCTTTGAGCAAAATACCGATTACCATAAACAAAGGCCAGCTTTAACTTAA